The Neoarius graeffei isolate fNeoGra1 chromosome 7, fNeoGra1.pri, whole genome shotgun sequence genome includes a region encoding these proteins:
- the six2a gene encoding homeobox protein SIX2a, giving the protein MSMLPTFGFTQEQVACVCEVLQQGGNIERLGRFLWSLPACEHLHKNESVLKAKAVVAFHRGNFRELYKILESHQFSPHNHPKLQQLWLKAHYIEAEKLRGRPLGAVGKYRVRRKFPLPRSIWDGEETSYCFKEKSRSVLREWYTHNPYPSPREKRELAEATGLTTTQVSNWFKNRRQRDRAAEAKERENNENSNTNSHNALTSSMNGSKTMMGSSDEDKTPVGTPDHTSSSPALLLTSASGLQPLHGLAAPPAPSAVPVPSAVTVPSADSLHHQHHHHGLHDTILNPMASNLVDLGS; this is encoded by the exons ATGTCTATGCTTCCGACATTCGGCTTTACGCAAGAGCAAGTGGCGTGTGTGTGCGAGGTCCTGCAGCAGGGCGGCAACATCGAGCGCCTTGGCCGCTTTCTGTGGTCCTTGCCGGCCTGCGAACACCTCCACAAGAACGAGAGCGTGCTCAAGGCCAAGGCCGTGGTCGCCTTCCACCGAGggaacttcagagagctctacaaaaTCCTCGAGAGCCACCAGTTCTCGCCGCACAACCACCCGAAACTCCAGCAGCTGTGGCTCAAGGCGCACTACATCGAGGCGGAGAAGCTGCGCGGGCGGCCGCTTGGAGCCGTCGGCAAGTACCGAGTGCGAAGGAAGTTCCCGCTGCCCCGCTCCATCTGGGATGGCGAGGAGACAAGTTACTGTTTTAAGGAGAAGAGCCGCAGCGTGCTGAGGGAATGGTACACCCATAACCCGTACCCTTCACCGCGGGAAAAGCGCGAGCTGGCCGAAGCCACCGGTTTGACCACCACTCAGGTCAGCAACTGGTTCAAAAACAGGAGGCAACGCGACCGCGCGGCGGAGGCCAAAGAAAG ggaaaaCAACGAAAACTCCAACACCAATAGCCACAACGCACTCACGTCGTCCATGAACGGAAGCAAGACGATGATGGGCAGCTCGGACGAGGACAAAACCCCCGTCGGAACTCCGGATCACACATCGTCGAGCCCGGCGCTGCTGCTCACTTCCGCCTCCGGTCTCCAGCCTCTCCACGGCCTGGCTGCTCCGCCGGCGCCCAGCGCAGTACCAGTGCCAAGCGCCGTGACTGTACCAAGCGCGGACTCACTGCAccaccaacaccaccaccacgGCCTGCATGACACCATACTGAACCCTATGGCCTCCAACCTGGTTGATCTGGGCTCTTAA